TCCTACTCACTACCGCGGAGAATGCCATCGAAACGGCCAACGCGTTCGGGTCGCCCGTAAACTCCATCAGCAGCTTTAACGGCGCGGTCTCTTCGGCGCAGGCCGTCAACGGGCGCGCGATGCCCCAGAGCGCGAGCGGCACCTGTAACAACGGCGTGGAGTTCTTCGCACCGGATAAGAACGGCGATCCTAATTCCACCGAGAAGCAAGATTTCTACGATAACGCGTGCACGCAACTCGCACGCGACACCGTCCGCATCTACACGATGAACGGATCGTCGGAGAGCGACAACCGCACCGTAAAGATCTACGCGATCAACAACACGACGCCGAGCGCCGTGCGCACCGATAGCGTGAATATCAGCAATGCCACGTTCGACCAATACGGCTTTCCCCTGGCCGCCGCGGGCTTCGATCGTTCCAGCATGCGCGAGCTCGATATCGCGGGCTCGAAGACGATCGCCTCGGGTGACGAACTCGTGATGCTGCCGGGCAGCAACGGCGTCAATTCGTTCTGCGGCGATTCGGCCGGCTACAACGCAACCGGTATCGCTTCGCTCAACGAAACGTTCGGCTGGGAAGGCGGCGTCCTGAGCGGCGGCACCCGTACGGTCAACAGCGACGGTTCCGTAACCTGGGCGGCCACGCACACCGGCAGCGCGTTCAAAGGCGCGATCGGCTCGCTCTCGCTCGCCATCGCTCCCGCCAATACGGCCTGTCCGATCGCAACGCCGGAGTATAGCCTTAGCGGCGGGACGCAGGGCGGCGCGCTCTCGATCCCGGTCACGGTGACGTACCTGCACGGTATCCTCACCAACCTCACCGTCACCAACGCCGTGCTCGCCGACGGCAACACGCTCAACGTCACCACCAACGCCGGCGTCGCGCCGGCGAGCAGCACCTTCATCACCGGGATCGTCGGCAATAACGGCGCGCAGATCGCCACCTTCAGCGTCGATGCCTTCGGCGACGGGACGCTCACCGTCACTTCGAGCGGCGCGCAATACGTCATCAACGACTGGCACGTCGTCAAATAATCCGCCGCCTCGCCCGCGCGAACCGAAGTGGCCCCGCCTGTATTCAGCGGGGCCGCCTTTGTTTTTCTCGGGTCTATCGCTCTACTAACCGCGCGATTTGATCGCGCACCGCTTTAAGTTGGGCGGTGGTGACGCGGGCTTCTGTAGCCCGAACCCGTCGTTTTGGCACCGTCTGCACGTTCCACGACAACGCATAGCAGCGTTTTGAGCAATGGTTCTCCTTCGTCGGGGCAATCTCAACCGATGCTTCGGTAACGCGCATCGCGGCGTCGCCCGTCAACGGGACGACTAAGAGATAGCCAAAATCGCCATGAAAAAGGTCGTCACGCCCAACGACAACGGCTGGGCGTTGTTTACTAGGTTCCCCGGATTCGGCCAGGGCATCGCGCCAATCGACCACGACGATACTCCCGGGAGTCATCCTTGAAAGAACTCCGCCGGATCATCGTTCCACTCGGGATATGTTTTGAGGTGCTCCATGACACGGCGCGTATCGGCGGCGATCTTCGCCGCGTTCGCGCCGCCGTAGGCCGTAATGGCTCGCCGGATCACATCTGTTTCCGAGGTGTTCCCCTCGCGTGCAAGGCGCTTTACAATTTCTTCTTGCGCGGGTTCCAAATACACCATTTTTTTCACCATGCTGACAGCATACCTCCGTGACATAGTGCTGTCAATGTGGCAAGTAAGGGCGTACGCTATAGCAGCGCTTCATTTGCCTAGGGTCCAGAGAAGCGGCAGCCTTTCGATTAGAACTTCATCGCGCGTTTCACGTCGCCGAGGACGTCGGCCGCGATCTCGCGGGTGCGGCGCGTGCCTTCGTCGATGATGCGCTCGACTTCGCCGGGGTCTTGCATGTACGTGCGGTAGCGTTCGCGCACCGGCCGCAAGTATGCATTGAGCTGTTCGGCAAAATCGCCTTTGTCGGCGACGCATCCGAGGGCGCCGGAGCGGCACTCGGCGGCAATGCCGTCGAGCTTGAGCGGATTGACGAATCTCCACAGCGAGAACACCGGGCAGACTTCCGGGCGGCCCGGATCGCCGCGACGCAGTTTGAGCGGATCGGTCACCATCGAGCGCACGCGCTTGGTGGTGGTCTCCTCGTCGTCGCTGATGAGGATCGCGTTGTCGTACGATTTCGACATCTTGCGCCCGTCGGTACCCGGAACTTCGGGAAACTCCGAGAGCGTCGGCTGCGGTTCGACGAGCACTTCGTCGCCGTTGCCGTAGAGATGGTTGAAGCGGCGCACCACTTCGCGCCCCAGTTCCAAATGCGCGACTTGGTCGCGACCGACCGGCACGCGTTCGCCGCGCACGATCGCGATGTCGCAGAGTTGGAGCAACGGATAGCCGAGGAACCCATAGGTCGCGATATCCTGGCCCAGCGCTTCGATTTGGCCTTTATAGGTTGGGACGCGCTCCAGCCACGACACCGGCGTAATCATCGAAAGCAGTACCTGCAATTCGCTGATCTGCGGAACGGCCGACTGCAAGAAGATCGTCGATTTTTGCGGATCGACGCCGGCGGCCAGCCATACGGCAACCATCTCGATACGCGCGTCGCGAATGAGCTGCGGGTCGGCAAAACCGGTGGTGTACGCGTGAAGATCGGCGATCTCAAAATACGCGTCGGCGGTGTCGCAATAGTTCGCCCACTGCGTGAGCACGCCGACGAGATGGCCCAAGTGCAGGCCGCCCGTCGGGCGCATCCCCGACATCACTCGCGGTTTGTTTCCCATGCTTACCGTCATAACCTCACCGTCATTCGATTCCAAAAGCAGCGCTCATGCCAACCGTGCTATACTCGAATTACCGCCTGCGAAAGCAGCTCATTGAGCTACCAAAGGGGTCGATTGAAGATCGGCCCCTTTGCTATTCCAGCGCCTCGCTTCAATACGCGGTCTGCAAGCCTTCAAAGCGATGGTTCCCGGCAATCTTCGCCCTCACGAACCCGCGAGCGGCAGCTACCGCATCCAGAAGTGGAACGCCGCGCGCGATTTCGCACGCGAGCGACATCGCGAGGGTACAACCGGTCGCGCGCATCTCACCCGCAATCCGCGCACCGGCGAAGATCGCGGTGCCGCCGCCGTGAGCGAGGATATCGGCCGGTTCGCCGGAGAGATGGCCGCCTTTGAGCATCACGGCAAAAGCGCCGCGGGCACGCAATTGCTCGGCGGTTCGTTCCATATCGTCGCGCTCGATGCGCTCGAGGCCGACGAGGCGCGCCGCTTCCGAAAGATTCGGGGTAAGGATGACGTTCGGCAACGTCGCAAGCCGATCGCGGAGCGCTTCGATGGCCGCATCGTCGGAGAGCGCGCCGCCGAGCGAGGCGCTCCACACCGGATCGACAACCGCGAGGATCTGCGGGTGCGCGGCGAGCGCTTCGGCGACGGCAAATACCGCATCGGCCGACGCGAGCGC
This portion of the Candidatus Dormiibacterota bacterium genome encodes:
- a CDS encoding type II toxin-antitoxin system PemK/MazF family toxin, whose protein sequence is MTPGSIVVVDWRDALAESGEPSKQRPAVVVGRDDLFHGDFGYLLVVPLTGDAAMRVTEASVEIAPTKENHCSKRCYALSWNVQTVPKRRVRATEARVTTAQLKAVRDQIARLVER
- a CDS encoding CopG family transcriptional regulator, which codes for MVKKMVYLEPAQEEIVKRLAREGNTSETDVIRRAITAYGGANAAKIAADTRRVMEHLKTYPEWNDDPAEFFQG
- the trpS gene encoding tryptophan--tRNA ligase, which codes for MTVSMGNKPRVMSGMRPTGGLHLGHLVGVLTQWANYCDTADAYFEIADLHAYTTGFADPQLIRDARIEMVAVWLAAGVDPQKSTIFLQSAVPQISELQVLLSMITPVSWLERVPTYKGQIEALGQDIATYGFLGYPLLQLCDIAIVRGERVPVGRDQVAHLELGREVVRRFNHLYGNGDEVLVEPQPTLSEFPEVPGTDGRKMSKSYDNAILISDDEETTTKRVRSMVTDPLKLRRGDPGRPEVCPVFSLWRFVNPLKLDGIAAECRSGALGCVADKGDFAEQLNAYLRPVRERYRTYMQDPGEVERIIDEGTRRTREIAADVLGDVKRAMKF
- a CDS encoding hydroxymethylpyrimidine/phosphomethylpyrimidine kinase translates to MSGPVVLSIGTTHPWNVAGVGLDLRIAQEYGVRALTVVAAVSAQDARGVHALQPQPTAIVRAQMEAVPWDCIGAVRVGALASADAVFAVAEALAAHPQILAVVDPVWSASLGGALSDDAAIEALRDRLATLPNVILTPNLSEAARLVGLERIERDDMERTAEQLRARGAFAVMLKGGHLSGEPADILAHGGGTAIFAGARIAGEMRATGCTLAMSLACEIARGVPLLDAVAAARGFVRAKIAGNHRFEGLQTAY